A stretch of Mycobacterium sp. ITM-2016-00316 DNA encodes these proteins:
- the nuoN gene encoding NADH-quinone oxidoreductase subunit NuoN, with protein MIIEAPSIEYGQLSPFLIVLGIAVLGVLVEAFLPRRARYATQLVLALGGQLAALGAVVWVHTDLGDSPGNTAAVGSLVVDRPALFLQGLLLLIGILGVLLIAERRIDAGGESGLDAFTPQAAAVPGSLAEKVAVKAVVAQTEIFPLTMFALGGMMLFPATDDLLTMFVALEVLSLPLYLMCGLARRRRLVSQEAALKYFLLGAFSSAFFLYGIAMLYGYSGGFRLDDIAAAVQAERGDTALALVGVGLVAVGILFKVGAVPFHSWIPDVYQGAPTPVTAFMAAATKIAAFGAMLRIFYVALPGLADDWQPMLWVIAIVTMVVGTVTAVSQSDVKRMLAYSAVAHTGFILTGVIALNGAGVAATLFYLFAYGFSTLGAFALAGLVRRTDGEEETTLTRWAGLGRRYPVVGVVFSLYLLAFAGIPLTSGFVSKFAVFKAAAEGGAGPLVIVGVIASAVAAYFYVRVIVLMFFTDPPEDAPVVVVPSLLTTGAVTVTAAVTFALGALPQPLLDLANQAQQFVR; from the coding sequence ATGATCATCGAAGCGCCGTCCATCGAATACGGCCAGCTCTCACCGTTTCTCATCGTGCTGGGTATCGCCGTCCTCGGCGTGCTCGTGGAGGCGTTCCTGCCGCGCCGCGCCCGCTACGCGACTCAGCTGGTGCTGGCCCTCGGCGGTCAGCTGGCCGCGCTGGGCGCCGTCGTCTGGGTACACACCGACCTCGGCGACTCGCCGGGCAACACCGCCGCGGTGGGCTCCCTGGTCGTCGACCGGCCCGCGCTGTTCCTGCAGGGACTGCTGCTGCTCATCGGCATCCTCGGTGTACTACTGATCGCCGAGCGGCGGATCGACGCCGGGGGCGAGTCGGGGCTGGACGCGTTCACCCCGCAGGCGGCCGCGGTGCCGGGCAGTCTCGCCGAGAAGGTCGCCGTCAAAGCCGTTGTCGCACAGACCGAGATCTTCCCGCTGACGATGTTCGCGCTCGGCGGCATGATGCTGTTCCCGGCCACCGATGACCTGCTGACCATGTTCGTCGCCCTGGAGGTGCTCTCGCTGCCGCTGTACCTGATGTGCGGTCTGGCCCGGCGCCGCCGTCTGGTGTCGCAGGAAGCGGCCCTCAAATACTTCCTGCTCGGCGCGTTCTCCTCGGCATTCTTCCTGTACGGAATCGCGATGCTGTACGGGTATTCCGGCGGTTTCCGCCTCGACGATATCGCCGCCGCCGTGCAGGCCGAACGCGGTGACACCGCGCTGGCGCTGGTCGGGGTCGGGCTGGTGGCCGTCGGGATCCTGTTCAAGGTCGGCGCGGTACCGTTCCATTCCTGGATTCCCGATGTTTATCAGGGCGCCCCCACCCCGGTCACCGCATTCATGGCGGCCGCCACCAAGATCGCCGCGTTCGGCGCCATGCTGCGCATCTTCTACGTCGCGCTGCCCGGACTCGCCGACGACTGGCAGCCGATGCTGTGGGTGATCGCGATCGTCACGATGGTCGTCGGCACCGTCACCGCGGTGTCCCAGAGCGATGTCAAACGGATGCTGGCCTATTCGGCGGTGGCGCACACCGGGTTCATCCTCACCGGCGTCATCGCGTTGAACGGGGCGGGGGTCGCGGCGACACTGTTCTATCTGTTCGCCTACGGGTTCAGCACCCTGGGCGCCTTCGCGCTGGCCGGCCTGGTGCGCCGCACCGACGGCGAGGAGGAGACAACACTCACCCGGTGGGCCGGGCTGGGCCGCCGCTATCCGGTGGTGGGCGTGGTGTTTTCGCTGTACCTGCTGGCCTTCGCCGGTATCCCGCTGACCAGTGGATTCGTCAGTAAGTTCGCGGTGTTCAAGGCGGCCGCCGAGGGCGGAGCCGGACCGCTGGTGATCGTCGGCGTCATCGCCAGCGCGGTGGCCGCTTACTTCTACGTGCGGGTCATCGTGCTGATGTTCTTCACCGACCCGCCCGAGGATGCACCGGTCGTCGTGGTGCCCAGCCTGCTGACCACGGGTGCGGTCACCGTCACCGCCGCCGTCACGTTCGCCCTCGGCGCGCTGCCGCAGCCGCTGCTGGATCTGGCGAACCAAGCACAACAGTTCGTCCGCTAG
- a CDS encoding NADH-quinone oxidoreductase subunit M — MVGAVVVILLPSKVFAKYLALAVSLAVLLLAATLAVQFDPAGPQFQFVEDYPWIPTFGTGYILGLDGIALALVVLTAVLVPLLIVAGWNDASERSFGHRSTQSYLALTLAVEAMVLISLMALDVLLFYVFFEAMLIPMYFLIGGFGGAGRSKAAVKFLLYNLFGGLIMLAAVIGLYVVTASSGAFDSGTFDFRAIAAAVANGELNIDPALLNALFLGFMFAFAVKAPLWPFHRWLPDAAVESTPATAVLMMAVVDKVGTFGMLRYCLQLFPDAAKYFQPLIITLAVIGIVYGAIVAIGQTDVMRLIAYTSISHFGFIILGIFAMTSQGQAGSTLYMVNHGISTAALFLIAGFLVSRRGSRLIADFGGVQRVAPVLAGTFLVAGLATLSLPGLAPFISEFLVLIGTFTRFPVLAVIAASALVLSAVYILWAYQRMMTGPVTAGNESVRDLIPRELIVVAPLIALLLVLGVYPKPALDVINPAVTHTLTTIDVQDPVPATAEGPPQ; from the coding sequence ATGGTCGGCGCGGTGGTGGTGATCCTGCTGCCCTCCAAGGTGTTCGCCAAGTACCTCGCGCTGGCCGTCTCGCTGGCGGTGCTGCTGCTGGCCGCGACGCTCGCCGTCCAGTTCGACCCGGCCGGGCCGCAGTTCCAGTTCGTCGAGGACTATCCGTGGATACCGACCTTCGGCACCGGCTACATCCTGGGCCTGGACGGGATCGCGTTGGCGTTGGTGGTGCTGACGGCGGTGCTGGTGCCGCTGCTGATCGTGGCCGGCTGGAACGATGCCAGTGAGCGAAGCTTCGGTCACCGCTCCACACAGAGCTATCTGGCGCTGACGCTGGCCGTCGAGGCCATGGTGCTGATCTCCCTGATGGCCCTCGACGTGTTGCTGTTCTACGTGTTCTTCGAGGCGATGCTCATCCCGATGTACTTCCTGATCGGTGGGTTCGGCGGCGCCGGACGGTCCAAGGCAGCGGTGAAGTTCCTGCTGTACAACCTGTTCGGCGGGCTCATCATGTTGGCCGCCGTCATCGGCCTCTACGTGGTGACCGCGAGCAGCGGGGCCTTCGATTCCGGCACTTTCGACTTCCGGGCCATCGCCGCGGCCGTCGCCAACGGCGAACTGAACATCGACCCGGCACTACTGAACGCGCTGTTCCTCGGCTTCATGTTCGCGTTCGCGGTGAAGGCGCCGCTGTGGCCGTTTCACCGCTGGCTACCCGATGCCGCCGTCGAATCCACCCCGGCGACCGCGGTGCTGATGATGGCCGTCGTCGACAAGGTCGGCACCTTCGGTATGCTGCGCTACTGTCTGCAGCTGTTCCCCGACGCCGCGAAGTACTTTCAGCCGCTGATCATCACGCTGGCCGTCATCGGGATCGTCTACGGCGCGATCGTCGCGATCGGCCAGACCGATGTGATGCGTCTGATCGCCTACACCTCGATATCGCATTTCGGCTTCATCATCCTGGGCATCTTCGCGATGACCAGCCAGGGCCAGGCGGGCTCGACGCTGTACATGGTCAATCACGGCATCTCCACCGCGGCGCTGTTCCTGATTGCCGGATTCCTGGTGTCGCGCAGAGGGTCCCGGCTCATCGCAGACTTCGGCGGCGTGCAACGGGTCGCGCCCGTGCTGGCGGGTACCTTCCTGGTCGCCGGTCTGGCCACCCTGTCGTTGCCCGGGCTGGCGCCGTTCATCAGCGAGTTCCTGGTACTCATCGGCACGTTCACCCGGTTCCCGGTGCTCGCTGTCATCGCGGCCAGCGCACTCGTGCTGTCGGCGGTCTACATTCTGTGGGCCTATCAGCGGATGATGACCGGGCCGGTCACCGCGGGCAACGAATCGGTGCGTGACCTGATACCGCGGGAACTGATCGTGGTGGCCCCGTTGATCGCGCTGCTGCTGGTGCTCGGGGTGTATCCGAAACCGGCGCTCGATGTCATCAACCCGGCCGTCACACACACACTGACCACCATCGACGTCCAAGACCCGGTACCCGCCACGGCGGAAGGGCCCCCGCAATGA